One window of the Pedobacter ginsengisoli genome contains the following:
- a CDS encoding cobalamin B12-binding domain-containing protein: protein MSKMLNRPIRVLVAKVGLDGHDRGAKVIATSLRDAGMEVIYTGLRQTPEMVVNTALQEDVDAIGISILSGAHMTVFPKIVEVMKQKQLSDVLLTGGGIIPENDMKKLKEIGVGELFAPGTTMATIVDYIKNWVAENRNF from the coding sequence ATGAGCAAAATGTTAAACAGGCCAATACGTGTTTTAGTAGCAAAGGTAGGGTTGGATGGGCATGACAGGGGCGCAAAAGTAATAGCAACTTCGCTAAGAGACGCTGGTATGGAGGTAATTTATACGGGATTACGGCAAACGCCTGAAATGGTAGTAAACACGGCTCTGCAGGAAGATGTTGATGCCATTGGTATTTCCATACTCTCAGGAGCTCACATGACGGTTTTTCCGAAAATAGTAGAGGTCATGAAGCAGAAGCAATTAAGTGATGTTTTGCTTACCGGTGGAGGGATTATTCCTGAAAATGATATGAAAAAGCTTAAAGAAATAGGAGTAGGCGAGTTATTTGCACCAGGAACTACCATGGCTACTATAGTAGATTACATTAAAAATTGGGTGGCTGAAAACAGAAATTTTTAG
- a CDS encoding phage holin family protein, with protein MEENHENKEKGIEDLYEDAKSYLDTRVEYTRLYLVEKISKIFADLVTNAVVAICFVLAFLFGTFTLALFLSDLLGSYTRGFGCVALIYVFLALIVYYTKEKYIEKAIINFTIRNYFNKLADKDEEDKKI; from the coding sequence ATGGAGGAAAATCACGAGAATAAGGAGAAGGGCATTGAGGACCTGTATGAAGATGCAAAAAGTTATTTAGATACCAGGGTTGAGTACACACGTTTATATCTTGTAGAGAAAATCTCAAAGATATTTGCCGATTTGGTAACCAACGCTGTGGTAGCTATTTGCTTTGTGTTGGCCTTTTTGTTTGGCACTTTTACTTTAGCCCTTTTCTTGTCAGACCTGCTTGGAAGTTATACAAGAGGTTTTGGTTGCGTGGCGTTAATCTATGTCTTTTTGGCACTGATCGTTTATTACACGAAAGAAAAATATATCGAGAAGGCAATAATAAACTTTACTATCAGAAATTACTTTAACAAATTGGCGGATAAGGATGAAGAAGACAAGAAAATATAA
- a CDS encoding hybrid sensor histidine kinase/response regulator, whose translation MKQVRVLLIDDDEDDYVLTREVFNQISPRYELSWVNSYEKGIYAILKKQFDVFLVDYRLGKGTGIDLLIEAINSGCEEPIIMLTGKGDLAIDEQAMNIGAADYLVKDEIDPSSLDRSIRYAIKQAGSVKALKASERKYRAIFEQANDPILVSDYSGRIYDINTAGLKFFDYERSEILQLNTNAVFSNAVDAEKFRELMESNGSLSDFECELISSKSEIYYCSLSSFIQTDMVNMEEVYHTIVHNLSHRKNIEEKSVSLGKMSISEHIAKGLGEEIRDPLSSVNLALDELAADSSIVYNETIQSYLEIIKSNCDRVNQLMQNFISSTETKTLNLQRHNILTVIEEAISEVQDLIIGHNIKLTTEFHQSEQKVLLDKPKIKNALVSVIKNAVEAMQIYPKMIHISSSSDGGMYEIGVEDNGIGVDPKDHEKIFEPFFTTKKRASGLGLTHTQRVLTTHNGSIKLKQLAQGSLFLIRIPIYHEGTLWF comes from the coding sequence ATGAAGCAAGTAAGAGTCCTGTTAATTGACGATGATGAAGATGACTACGTTCTTACCAGGGAGGTTTTTAACCAGATATCTCCGAGATATGAACTGTCATGGGTGAACAGTTATGAGAAGGGCATTTATGCTATTTTAAAGAAACAGTTCGACGTTTTTCTTGTTGATTACAGATTAGGTAAAGGAACCGGAATAGACTTGCTCATTGAGGCTATTAATTCGGGGTGCGAAGAGCCAATAATTATGCTTACGGGTAAAGGTGACTTGGCTATTGATGAACAGGCGATGAATATTGGCGCGGCCGATTACTTGGTTAAAGACGAAATAGACCCCTCATCTCTAGATCGCAGTATCAGGTACGCTATTAAACAGGCCGGATCAGTAAAAGCCCTCAAAGCTAGCGAACGTAAGTACAGAGCTATTTTTGAACAGGCAAACGACCCCATTCTTGTGTCTGATTATTCAGGAAGAATTTACGATATCAACACCGCAGGATTAAAGTTTTTTGATTATGAACGATCAGAAATACTTCAGTTAAATACCAATGCTGTTTTTAGTAATGCTGTGGACGCAGAAAAATTTAGGGAGCTAATGGAAAGCAATGGTTCTCTGAGCGATTTTGAATGCGAACTGATTTCAAGTAAATCAGAGATTTATTATTGTAGCTTATCCTCATTTATTCAAACAGATATGGTTAATATGGAAGAGGTATATCATACCATTGTTCATAACCTTAGCCATCGAAAAAATATTGAAGAAAAATCCGTTAGTTTGGGTAAAATGTCTATTTCAGAGCATATAGCAAAGGGATTGGGCGAGGAAATAAGAGATCCTTTAAGTAGTGTGAACCTGGCATTAGATGAGCTGGCGGCGGATTCGTCAATTGTTTATAATGAAACCATTCAATCTTATCTGGAAATTATAAAAAGTAATTGCGACAGGGTAAATCAGCTGATGCAAAACTTTATTTCGAGTACAGAAACCAAGACCTTAAACCTTCAGCGGCATAATATTTTAACAGTTATTGAAGAGGCCATTTCAGAAGTGCAGGATTTAATAATTGGGCATAACATAAAGCTAACAACAGAGTTTCATCAGTCAGAGCAAAAGGTATTGCTCGATAAGCCAAAAATAAAGAACGCATTGGTCAGTGTAATAAAAAATGCAGTTGAGGCCATGCAAATATATCCTAAAATGATACATATTAGCAGCAGCTCTGATGGCGGAATGTATGAGATTGGGGTAGAGGATAATGGCATTGGTGTTGATCCTAAAGATCATGAAAAGATTTTCGAGCCATTTTTTACAACAAAAAAGCGTGCCAGCGGATTGGGGCTTACCCACACTCAGCGTGTGTTAACTACACATAATGGGTCCATTAAGCTTAAGCAACTTGCGCAAGGCAGTTTATTCCTTATTCGTATTCCAATATACCATGAGGGAACACTATGGTTTTAA
- a CDS encoding TerC family protein, producing the protein MEFLSSPEAWISLLTLTILEIVLGIDNIIFISILSGKLPVDQQKKGRQLGLALAMITRVLLLLSLTWVMTLTSELFNLGNLIGVSNAEWLAKLSISGRDLILIVGGLFLIYKSTHEIHEKLESEEEKEIKGKVHSFAGVIIQILLLDIVFSLDSVITAVGMAEHVEVMIAAVVIAVIIMMFSASAISNFVNDHPTVKMLALSFLLLIGVSLLAEGLDQHIPKGYIYFAMAFSVLVEMLNLKMKKNAKKPIELRNTPREEETKN; encoded by the coding sequence ATGGAATTTTTGAGCAGTCCCGAAGCTTGGATATCATTACTGACCCTGACCATTTTAGAGATTGTTTTAGGGATAGATAACATCATTTTTATCTCTATTCTGTCTGGTAAATTACCTGTCGATCAACAAAAAAAAGGCCGTCAATTGGGTTTGGCTCTTGCCATGATTACCCGAGTACTGCTGCTATTGTCGCTTACCTGGGTAATGACTTTAACCTCCGAGCTGTTTAATCTGGGGAACTTAATAGGCGTTTCTAATGCCGAATGGTTAGCAAAACTGTCCATATCCGGGCGTGACCTCATCCTTATTGTAGGAGGGCTCTTTCTAATTTATAAGAGTACCCACGAAATCCACGAGAAACTGGAAAGTGAAGAAGAAAAAGAAATTAAAGGCAAGGTGCACTCTTTTGCAGGTGTAATCATCCAAATTCTACTCCTGGATATTGTATTTTCATTAGATTCTGTAATTACAGCCGTAGGTATGGCAGAGCATGTTGAGGTAATGATCGCTGCGGTTGTTATCGCTGTAATTATCATGATGTTCTCGGCCAGTGCAATCAGTAATTTTGTAAACGACCACCCTACAGTAAAAATGCTCGCCTTATCATTCCTGTTGTTAATTGGTGTTTCGCTTTTGGCCGAAGGTTTAGATCAGCATATTCCTAAAGGATATATTTATTTCGCAATGGCTTTTTCAGTTTTAGTAGAGATGCTGAATTTGAAAATGAAAAAGAATGCCAAAAAACCTATTGAGTTGAGAAATACCCCTCGCGAAGAGGAAACTAAAAACTAA
- a CDS encoding RNA polymerase sigma factor, translating to MEAVYIDKHVELVANCRKGDRKAQFEIYKLYAKAMYNVALRIVNHEAEAEDVLQEGFLDAFTRIETFRGETTFGLWLKQIIINKSINQLRKRKAEFISIDDVDVADNETEDEEELELKVNEIREAVARLPDGYRVVLTLYLFEGYDHEEISHILKISENTSRTQYMRAKMKLNGLLEKRGA from the coding sequence TTGGAAGCAGTATACATAGATAAGCACGTAGAATTAGTAGCCAATTGCCGCAAAGGCGATAGGAAAGCACAATTTGAAATTTACAAATTGTATGCTAAAGCTATGTACAATGTGGCCCTCAGAATAGTTAACCATGAGGCCGAGGCTGAAGATGTTTTACAGGAAGGATTTTTAGATGCCTTTACAAGAATAGAAACCTTTAGGGGCGAAACAACTTTCGGCTTATGGCTAAAGCAGATCATCATTAATAAATCAATTAACCAGCTGCGGAAACGAAAAGCAGAATTTATAAGTATTGATGACGTAGATGTTGCTGATAACGAAACAGAGGATGAAGAAGAACTGGAATTAAAAGTAAATGAAATCAGAGAGGCCGTGGCCAGGCTTCCTGATGGATATAGAGTGGTGTTAACACTGTATTTATTTGAAGGGTATGATCATGAAGAAATATCGCATATCCTAAAAATATCTGAAAACACATCGCGTACACAATACATGAGAGCCAAGATGAAGTTAAATGGCTTATTAGAAAAGAGAGGAGCATAA
- a CDS encoding nucleoid-associated protein: MISFFEASLAELSIHRIGNKSQDEFYVLSEQSVTIQDNMLSNLLQQYFLSPYEKVNEIYRFFHPNSDLNLNEVYHFASEIFEKGETFHENGKELAKYLYDVSGHPKIKSGELYLAYFENVQIEGELHDAIGIFKSETKETYLKVYPENSGFGLSYEQDAININKLDKGCLIFNTDKEEGFRVAVIDQTNRSAEAVYWKDEFLKLKIRNDNFNQTNNVLGVYKTFVTEQLDQEFDISKADKIDLLNKSMKYFKEKESFDIDEFSNEVIGNTEGIEAFKNYKKNYEEEFDAPIPDSFDISGAAVKKQARVFKSVLKLDKNFHIYIHGDKELIEKGFDDDKSMNYYKVYFRDEE, from the coding sequence ATGATTTCTTTTTTTGAAGCCTCCCTTGCTGAGCTTTCCATACATAGAATTGGAAACAAATCGCAAGACGAATTTTACGTGTTGTCTGAGCAGTCTGTAACCATACAAGATAACATGCTAAGCAATCTGTTACAGCAATATTTTCTTAGCCCTTACGAAAAGGTGAATGAGATTTATCGTTTTTTTCATCCCAATTCCGATCTTAACTTAAATGAAGTATATCATTTTGCATCAGAGATATTCGAAAAAGGGGAAACCTTTCATGAAAACGGTAAAGAGCTTGCCAAATATCTTTACGATGTATCCGGGCATCCGAAAATAAAATCAGGAGAGCTCTATTTGGCCTATTTCGAAAACGTGCAAATAGAAGGAGAGCTTCATGATGCTATCGGGATCTTCAAATCGGAAACCAAAGAAACTTACTTAAAAGTATACCCGGAAAATAGTGGCTTCGGCTTAAGTTACGAACAGGATGCCATTAATATCAATAAGCTTGATAAGGGTTGCCTAATCTTTAATACCGATAAAGAAGAGGGGTTCAGGGTAGCAGTAATAGATCAAACCAATCGTAGCGCAGAGGCAGTTTACTGGAAAGATGAGTTCCTGAAGCTAAAAATCAGAAACGATAACTTTAATCAGACAAACAATGTGTTGGGGGTATACAAAACCTTTGTTACCGAACAGCTAGATCAGGAATTCGATATCTCTAAGGCCGATAAAATAGATTTGTTAAACAAGTCTATGAAATACTTTAAAGAAAAAGAAAGCTTTGATATTGATGAATTCTCGAACGAGGTGATTGGCAATACCGAAGGGATCGAAGCCTTTAAAAACTATAAGAAAAATTACGAAGAAGAGTTTGATGCACCTATTCCTGATAGTTTTGATATTTCAGGAGCCGCGGTAAAGAAACAAGCACGTGTTTTTAAAAGTGTGCTTAAGCTTGATAAAAACTTCCACATCTATATCCATGGCGATAAGGAACTGATAGAAAAAGGGTTCGATGACGATAAATCTATGAATTACTACAAGGTTTATTTCAGGGATGAGGAGTAA
- a CDS encoding sigma-54-dependent transcriptional regulator produces the protein MRKILIVDDEVNIGVLLSKFLTRNSFSVSTATSGVTAMDYLAKEAYDLVLCDYRLEDTDGREMLIKIKESYPSTGVIIITGYSDIKLAVELIKLGAYDYITKPLYPDEILNTINKAIETQIALNVNQSETSSEAPKQKTAKQVYQQVDNFVTGQSPASKELMKQIQLVAPTSYSVILTGESGTGKESVAKAIHLNSPRKDRPFVAMDCGSLTKELAGSEFFGHEKGSFTGALYTKIGHFEMANGGTLFLDEVGNLSYDIQAALLRTVQERKIKRIGSTKEIDLDVRIIVATNENLGNAIQKGKFREDLYHRFNEFSIGLPPLSQRGDDIMVFAYTFLDVANQELSRNVQGFSEEVVDCFLTYNWPGNVRELKNVVRRATLLTESQEIQLKALPLEISTYAKASAIESSISRIEKPRDLKNAALEAEYDAILKVLREVNFNKTKAAKILNIDRKTLYNKMRAINLDT, from the coding sequence ATGAGAAAAATATTAATTGTCGACGATGAGGTAAACATCGGTGTGCTGTTGTCCAAATTTTTAACCCGAAATTCATTTAGTGTATCAACGGCTACAAGTGGTGTGACAGCAATGGATTACCTCGCTAAAGAAGCTTATGACCTTGTTTTATGTGATTATAGGCTAGAAGATACAGACGGGAGAGAGATGCTGATCAAGATAAAGGAAAGTTATCCCAGTACCGGGGTTATTATTATTACCGGCTATTCTGATATCAAGCTTGCAGTTGAACTGATAAAATTAGGCGCGTATGATTATATTACCAAGCCTCTATATCCCGACGAAATTTTAAATACCATTAATAAGGCAATTGAAACTCAAATTGCCTTAAATGTAAATCAATCTGAAACCTCGTCTGAAGCACCTAAGCAAAAGACTGCAAAGCAAGTTTACCAGCAGGTTGATAATTTTGTTACCGGTCAAAGCCCGGCTTCAAAAGAGTTAATGAAGCAGATTCAATTAGTTGCACCAACTTCTTATAGCGTAATTTTAACTGGCGAAAGTGGTACAGGAAAGGAATCTGTTGCTAAAGCAATTCATTTAAATAGCCCCAGAAAAGACCGCCCTTTTGTGGCAATGGACTGTGGTTCTCTTACTAAAGAACTGGCAGGAAGCGAATTCTTTGGTCATGAAAAAGGATCCTTTACCGGAGCACTTTATACTAAAATAGGTCATTTTGAAATGGCCAATGGTGGAACACTTTTTCTTGATGAAGTAGGTAATCTTTCATATGATATTCAGGCTGCATTATTAAGAACTGTACAGGAGAGAAAAATTAAAAGAATAGGAAGTACCAAAGAGATTGATCTGGATGTAAGGATAATTGTTGCTACAAATGAAAACCTTGGTAATGCTATTCAGAAAGGGAAATTCAGAGAAGATCTGTACCATAGGTTTAATGAGTTTTCTATTGGATTACCGCCGTTAAGTCAAAGAGGTGATGATATTATGGTGTTTGCCTATACATTTTTAGATGTGGCCAACCAGGAGCTTTCCAGAAATGTACAGGGATTTTCTGAAGAAGTTGTAGACTGCTTCCTGACCTACAATTGGCCGGGTAATGTAAGGGAACTTAAAAACGTGGTAAGAAGGGCTACTTTGCTTACCGAAAGTCAGGAAATACAATTAAAAGCACTTCCTCTTGAAATCTCTACTTATGCCAAGGCTTCGGCCATTGAAAGCTCAATTTCCCGTATTGAAAAACCAAGGGATTTGAAAAATGCTGCCCTTGAAGCGGAGTATGATGCTATTTTAAAAGTTTTAAGAGAAGTGAATTTTAATAAAACAAAGGCCGCAAAAATCCTGAACATCGACCGGAAAACATTGTATAACAAAATGAGAGCGATTAATTTGGATACGTAA
- the aspS gene encoding aspartate--tRNA ligase — protein MLRTTTCGALTIKNLGENIILCGWVQKSRDLGGMTFIDIRDRYGITQLVFNMDDNRELCEAARNLGREFVIKASGLVVERSNKNLKIPTGEVEIKITALEVLNSAKLPPFLIDDETDGGDDLRMKYRYLDLRRNPVRNNMILRHKMAQAVRRYLDGLDFIEVETPVLIKSTPEGARDFVVPSRMNAGEFYALPQSPQTFKQLLMVSGFDRYFQIVKCFRDEDLRADRQPEFTQIDCEMSFIEQEDILNTFEGLIRTLFKEVKNFDLPEVPRMQYADAMRFYGSDKPDTRFDMKFVEITDLVKGKDFPVFDNAELVVGINAIGCASYTRKQVDELTDFIKRPQIGATGLIYLRHNEDGSLKSSVDKFYDEDELKKWSAAFNTQPGDLVLVMAGLQDKVRKQLSELRLEMGSRLGLRDKNKFSALWVLDFPLLEWDEETERYHAMHHPFTSPKPEDIDLLDSKPGEVRANAYDMVVNGTEIGGGSIRIHDRALQALMFKHLGFSAEEAQKQFGFLMDAFEFGAPPHGGIAFGFDRLCSIFAGLDTIRDVIAFPKNNSGRDVMIDSPSTIDDKQLNELKIKTTA, from the coding sequence ATGTTAAGAACAACTACTTGCGGCGCTTTAACCATTAAGAACTTAGGAGAAAATATAATCCTTTGCGGTTGGGTACAGAAATCAAGAGATTTAGGAGGCATGACCTTTATAGATATCCGTGACAGATACGGGATTACCCAATTGGTTTTCAATATGGATGATAATCGTGAATTGTGTGAAGCTGCCCGTAATTTAGGAAGAGAGTTCGTTATTAAAGCCAGCGGATTGGTTGTAGAGCGCTCTAACAAGAACCTTAAAATACCTACTGGTGAAGTTGAGATAAAAATAACTGCCCTTGAAGTATTAAATTCAGCTAAACTACCTCCTTTTTTAATAGACGATGAAACTGATGGTGGTGATGACCTGAGAATGAAATATCGTTACCTTGATTTACGTAGAAATCCGGTTCGTAACAATATGATATTGCGTCACAAAATGGCACAGGCTGTACGCAGATATTTAGATGGGCTAGACTTTATTGAAGTTGAAACACCTGTACTTATTAAATCTACACCAGAAGGTGCAAGGGACTTTGTAGTGCCAAGCCGTATGAATGCCGGTGAGTTTTATGCTTTACCTCAATCTCCACAAACCTTTAAACAACTGTTAATGGTATCTGGATTTGACAGGTACTTCCAGATTGTAAAATGCTTTCGGGATGAGGATTTGCGTGCTGACAGGCAGCCGGAATTTACTCAGATAGACTGCGAAATGTCGTTTATTGAGCAGGAAGATATATTAAATACTTTTGAAGGGCTGATCCGTACTTTGTTTAAAGAAGTTAAGAACTTTGATTTGCCTGAAGTGCCAAGAATGCAATATGCTGATGCCATGCGTTTTTATGGCTCTGATAAGCCTGATACCCGTTTTGACATGAAGTTTGTTGAAATCACGGATCTTGTTAAAGGCAAAGATTTCCCTGTATTTGACAATGCAGAGCTTGTTGTTGGTATTAATGCTATAGGCTGTGCAAGCTATACCCGTAAACAGGTTGATGAGCTGACTGATTTTATTAAGCGTCCACAGATTGGTGCAACAGGATTGATCTATTTAAGGCATAATGAAGATGGCTCATTAAAATCATCTGTAGACAAGTTCTATGATGAAGATGAGTTAAAGAAATGGTCGGCAGCTTTTAATACTCAGCCCGGCGATTTAGTGCTGGTTATGGCAGGCTTACAAGATAAAGTGCGCAAACAATTAAGTGAGCTGCGCTTAGAGATGGGCAGCCGTTTAGGTTTACGCGATAAAAACAAATTCAGCGCTTTATGGGTACTTGACTTCCCTCTTTTAGAATGGGATGAAGAGACTGAAAGATACCATGCTATGCACCATCCATTTACCTCGCCTAAGCCAGAAGACATTGATCTGCTAGACTCTAAACCAGGAGAAGTAAGGGCTAATGCTTATGATATGGTAGTAAATGGAACTGAAATTGGTGGTGGTTCAATCCGTATCCACGACCGGGCTTTACAAGCCTTAATGTTTAAACATTTAGGTTTTTCGGCTGAAGAAGCCCAAAAACAGTTTGGATTTTTGATGGACGCTTTTGAGTTCGGGGCACCTCCGCATGGTGGTATTGCATTTGGCTTTGACAGGTTATGCTCTATTTTTGCAGGCCTTGATACCATTCGTGATGTAATTGCTTTCCCTAAAAACAACTCGGGCAGAGATGTTATGATTGATAGCCCTTCTACAATTGACGATAAGCAATTGAACGAATTGAAAATAAAAACAACGGCTTAA
- a CDS encoding YtxH domain-containing protein — protein sequence MSDNSKVLIGLLAGLAAGAALGLLLAPEKGSDTRDKLSQSLKDLGDSIRDKAADEINHLASLKDKVVGSVKSKLRQSEEEFIDDVEHA from the coding sequence ATGAGTGATAATTCAAAAGTATTAATAGGGCTTTTAGCCGGTTTGGCTGCAGGTGCAGCATTGGGATTACTTTTAGCACCTGAAAAAGGAAGTGATACCAGAGATAAATTAAGTCAATCACTAAAAGATCTTGGGGACTCTATCAGAGATAAAGCTGCTGATGAAATAAACCATCTTGCCAGCTTAAAAGATAAGGTTGTAGGGTCTGTTAAAAGCAAACTCCGTCAGTCTGAAGAAGAATTTATTGATGATGTAGAGCACGCTTAA
- a CDS encoding enoyl-CoA hydratase/isomerase family protein, with amino-acid sequence MDYQNILSEIKEDILYITINREHKLNALNKDTLAELAEAIRLATNNKVIRGVLITGAGEKAFVAGADISEFSNYSIAEGEELARAGQNTVFDAIERCTKPVIAAVNGFALGGGLELAMACHMRIASDNAKLGLPEVSLGLIPGYGGTQRLTQLVGKGKAIEMITTADMITASEAEKIGLVNYVVPQAELIAKAEEILSKIKLRAPLAITGAIKAINASLSHDVDGFDAEIKEFGKCFGTLDFKEGTTAFLEKRKPVFSGK; translated from the coding sequence ATGGATTATCAGAATATTTTATCGGAAATAAAGGAGGATATCCTTTATATTACCATAAACCGAGAACATAAATTAAATGCCCTAAATAAGGATACATTGGCCGAGCTGGCTGAAGCAATTAGGCTTGCTACTAATAACAAGGTGATAAGAGGGGTTTTAATTACTGGTGCCGGCGAAAAGGCATTTGTTGCTGGTGCTGATATTTCAGAATTTTCTAATTATAGTATTGCTGAAGGCGAAGAGCTTGCAAGAGCGGGGCAGAACACGGTGTTTGATGCAATTGAGCGCTGCACAAAGCCTGTAATTGCTGCTGTAAATGGATTTGCTTTGGGCGGAGGATTAGAGCTGGCTATGGCTTGCCATATGCGGATAGCCTCAGATAATGCCAAGCTTGGCTTGCCAGAAGTTTCCCTCGGGTTAATTCCGGGATATGGTGGGACACAACGATTGACTCAGCTGGTAGGCAAAGGAAAGGCAATTGAAATGATCACAACAGCAGATATGATCACTGCTTCCGAAGCTGAAAAAATAGGGTTAGTGAATTATGTAGTTCCACAAGCTGAGCTTATTGCTAAGGCAGAAGAAATATTAAGTAAAATAAAATTAAGAGCGCCATTGGCAATTACCGGTGCCATAAAAGCTATAAATGCATCACTATCACACGATGTTGATGGCTTTGATGCTGAGATAAAAGAATTTGGTAAATGCTTTGGTACTTTGGATTTTAAAGAAGGAACAACTGCATTTCTTGAGAAAAGAAAACCGGTATTTTCTGGGAAATAA
- a CDS encoding sensor histidine kinase has translation MLLIATVVFIGLLILGYFLVRSVQFVNRLRREATGLKKYNKYLLERVEVLNLAERITHLGSWEIFVESGQVKWSDELYKVYGFKNDNFLPDTHINEQVIAPEYRDKVNKELKSAIDNKTSFAVEYQIVQPSGARKYVLGQGFYIEGEDKLVGTIQDITELKEAVLKLRINESLLREAEMVSHSGSWEWIDGKEFILWSDEMYNIHGFLPHSVFVNFAFYKGLVHDDDLYAFMQNFNKAKKDKLPFKINYRIVLPGGETRHVLTTAEYKRIGLNENYAYIGNTQDVTQLREAEVQLEEKIAELNRSNHDLEQFAYVASHDLQEPLRKIQAFGDRLKDKYAGQMNAEAQDYISRMRGASERMRALIDDLLAFSKLTRGNKGFSKLKLGDIVRKTLSDLDFTIELKKATVNIDLEDDEIDGVESQLIQLFQNLIGNSLKFTNQNEPPYISISCTTKYGYELSITEINKNQIFYVIEIKDNGIGFETEEAMKIFDIFHRLHSRADYEGTGIGLAICKRITDNHSGFIFAEGKSDEGATFVVVLPKKQIK, from the coding sequence GTGTTACTGATAGCTACTGTCGTCTTTATCGGATTACTGATACTGGGATATTTCCTTGTCAGGAGTGTGCAGTTTGTTAACCGGTTGAGGAGAGAGGCTACAGGTCTAAAAAAATATAATAAATATTTACTTGAGCGGGTTGAGGTTCTTAATCTGGCTGAACGGATTACCCATCTGGGTAGTTGGGAAATTTTCGTAGAAAGCGGACAGGTTAAATGGTCTGATGAGCTTTATAAGGTATATGGGTTTAAAAATGACAACTTTTTACCCGATACGCATATCAATGAACAGGTTATAGCACCTGAATACCGGGATAAGGTAAATAAAGAATTAAAATCAGCAATTGACAACAAAACATCTTTTGCCGTTGAATATCAGATTGTGCAGCCCTCCGGAGCAAGGAAATACGTGCTTGGGCAGGGCTTTTATATTGAAGGAGAAGATAAGCTTGTTGGCACCATACAAGACATTACAGAGCTAAAAGAAGCTGTTCTAAAGTTACGTATAAACGAATCTTTGTTAAGAGAGGCCGAGATGGTTTCGCATAGTGGGAGCTGGGAATGGATTGATGGAAAAGAATTCATACTTTGGTCTGATGAAATGTATAACATACATGGCTTTCTTCCTCATTCAGTGTTTGTTAATTTTGCGTTTTATAAAGGGCTTGTCCACGATGACGACCTCTATGCCTTTATGCAGAACTTTAATAAGGCTAAAAAAGATAAGCTTCCTTTTAAAATAAACTATAGGATTGTGCTACCTGGCGGAGAGACCCGGCACGTACTTACAACAGCCGAATATAAACGAATAGGCCTGAATGAAAACTATGCCTATATTGGAAATACGCAGGATGTAACTCAATTAAGAGAGGCTGAGGTGCAACTTGAAGAAAAGATAGCCGAGCTAAATCGCTCCAATCATGACCTTGAGCAATTTGCCTATGTTGCTTCGCACGATTTGCAGGAGCCCTTAAGGAAAATACAGGCTTTTGGAGATCGTTTAAAAGATAAATATGCCGGGCAAATGAATGCTGAGGCTCAAGACTACATCAGCAGAATGCGTGGAGCTTCTGAAAGAATGCGGGCGTTAATTGATGACTTGCTTGCGTTTTCTAAGTTAACAAGAGGCAATAAAGGCTTTTCTAAACTTAAACTTGGTGATATTGTTAGAAAAACATTAAGCGATCTTGATTTTACAATTGAGCTTAAAAAGGCTACAGTAAACATTGATCTTGAAGATGATGAAATAGACGGAGTTGAAAGTCAGCTGATACAGCTTTTTCAAAATTTGATAGGTAATTCTTTAAAGTTCACAAATCAAAATGAGCCTCCATACATTTCAATATCCTGTACCACAAAATATGGATATGAATTAAGTATAACGGAGATTAATAAAAACCAGATATTTTATGTTATTGAAATAAAAGATAACGGAATTGGTTTTGAAACTGAAGAGGCAATGAAAATATTTGATATCTTTCACCGCCTGCATTCCAGAGCCGACTATGAAGGAACTGGTATTGGCTTGGCCATATGCAAAAGGATAACCGATAACCATTCTGGTTTTATTTTTGCAGAAGGTAAATCTGATGAGGGAGCTACTTTTGTTGTAGTTCTTCCAAAGAAACAAATAAAATGA